A region of Chitinophaga horti DNA encodes the following proteins:
- a CDS encoding efflux RND transporter periplasmic adaptor subunit, with protein MNRIVMFTGLLALLTQVSCVSKKETKEETGKYAVTSPLRLDTCFTKEYVSQIRSVRNIEIRAQEKGFLEHIYVDEGQYVKAGQLLFRIMPKLYEAELQKAQAETNAAEIELQNTKALVDKNVVSKNEQAMAQAKLDQARAEMALAKLHLSFTEIRAPFDGTIDRIPLKLGSLIDEGELLTSLSDNSQMFAYFNVSEPEYLDYQTNIKDRGNTKVNLLLANNHPLPYKGEVETIESEFDSETGNIAFRARFPNPEKLLRHGETGKVQMTMPLKHAMIIPQKATYEIQDKIYVFVIDKNNVARSRNITITGELPDLYVVQSGLQDGDKILLEGVQKVKDGDKIEYEYEKPEEVMAHLRLKAE; from the coding sequence ATGAATAGAATTGTCATGTTTACCGGCTTGCTGGCATTATTGACCCAGGTAAGCTGCGTATCAAAAAAAGAAACAAAAGAAGAAACCGGCAAATACGCCGTTACCAGCCCATTGCGGTTAGACACCTGCTTTACGAAAGAATATGTATCGCAGATCCGTTCCGTACGCAACATTGAAATACGCGCACAGGAAAAAGGCTTTCTCGAACACATTTACGTGGATGAAGGTCAGTACGTAAAGGCCGGACAATTGCTTTTCCGCATCATGCCCAAACTGTATGAAGCCGAATTGCAGAAAGCCCAGGCCGAAACAAACGCCGCGGAAATCGAATTACAAAACACCAAAGCGCTGGTAGACAAAAATGTAGTGTCGAAGAACGAACAGGCAATGGCACAGGCCAAGCTGGACCAGGCAAGAGCGGAAATGGCGCTCGCGAAACTGCATTTATCCTTTACCGAGATACGCGCCCCTTTTGATGGTACCATCGACCGCATTCCGCTGAAGCTGGGAAGCCTGATTGACGAAGGAGAGCTGCTCACCAGCCTTTCCGACAACAGCCAGATGTTTGCCTACTTCAACGTGTCTGAACCCGAATACCTCGATTATCAAACCAACATCAAAGATCGCGGTAACACGAAAGTAAACCTGCTGCTTGCCAACAATCACCCGCTTCCTTACAAAGGTGAAGTAGAAACAATTGAAAGCGAGTTTGACAGCGAGACCGGCAACATCGCCTTCCGCGCGCGTTTCCCGAACCCGGAGAAGTTATTGAGGCACGGCGAAACCGGTAAAGTACAAATGACCATGCCGTTAAAACATGCGATGATCATCCCGCAAAAAGCGACCTACGAAATCCAGGATAAGATCTACGTTTTCGTGATCGATAAAAACAATGTGGCCCGGTCGCGTAACATCACTATCACCGGCGAACTGCCGGACCTGTACGTGGTGCAGAGCGGCTTGCAGGACGGCGACAAAATATTACTCGAAGGCGTTCAAAAAGTGAAGGACGGCGATAAGATCGAGTACGAATACGAGAAACCGGAAGAAGTGATGGCGCATTTGCGACTGAAAGCGGAATAG
- a CDS encoding efflux RND transporter permease subunit, whose amino-acid sequence MFNKFIQRPVLSIVISLIIVFLGVLAIIQLPVTQFPSISPPKVNVTAAYPGANGELMVKSVLIPLERALNGVPGMKYMQSDAGNDGEATIQVVFNLGTDPNQAALNVQNRVASVVNKLPPLVVREGVKVSREESNMLMYINLYSTDPNADQKFLFNFADINILPELKRVDGVGYADILGNREYAMRIWLKPDRMLAYKISAEEVMAALSSQSLEASPGKTGESSGKRSQAFEYVLKYTGRFTTKDGYEDVILRSSPNGEILRLKDVAEVEFGSSMYDIYSNLNGKPSAAIVLKQSYGSNASQVIENVKARMKEIKGTSFPKGMNYEISYDVSKFLDASIEKVLHTLLEAFILVGLVVFLFLGDWRSTLIPAMAVPVSLVGTFFFMQYFGITLNLITLFALVLAIGVVVDDAIVVIEAVHAKMEEEHLSVLKATQRAMHEISGAIIAITFLMAAVFIPVAFMSGPVGMFYRQFAITMATAIILSGIVALTLTPALCAMILKNNHGKKKKKSPVDKFLDAFNNLFNRTANRYEGLLGRIVNRRLVTFLILVAFCAGTWSLHGQVPSGFIPNEDQGMFYAIIQTPPGSSLERTNEVAEKLQKIAESIDGIQSVSALAGYEILTEGTGANSGTCLINLKNWSDRKHSVQEIMDELEEKAKDITGATIEYFLPPAVPGYGAAGGFELRLLDKAGSGDYKKMETVSKEFVAELRKHKELTSLFSFYSASFPQYMLRVDNDIAQQKGVSIENAMNTLSTLVGSNYEISFIKFDRQYKVIIQAAAQYRSSPEDILKLYVKNDKDEMVPFSTFMKMDKVYGLSEITRYNMYNASEISGSAAPGYSSGEAIRVINEVAAKTLPRGFGIDWAGISKDEVAQGNQAIYIFLICLGFVYLILAAQYESFILPLAVILSLPTGIFGAFLLLKLMGLENNIYAQVAMVMLIGLLGKNAVLIVEFAVQKHREGFSVYQAAMAGSRVRFRPILMTSFAFIAGLIPLVFASGPGALGNRTIGTAAAGGMLFGTVFGVLIIPGLYYIFGKIAERHRLTKIEVEDPLTEEIDHHV is encoded by the coding sequence ATGTTTAATAAATTCATACAGCGGCCGGTCTTATCGATCGTGATCTCGCTCATCATCGTTTTCCTGGGGGTGCTGGCCATTATCCAGCTGCCCGTAACGCAATTCCCTTCCATCTCTCCACCGAAAGTGAACGTCACGGCCGCCTATCCCGGCGCCAACGGCGAGCTGATGGTAAAGTCGGTGCTCATTCCACTGGAACGTGCGCTCAACGGCGTACCCGGCATGAAATATATGCAGTCGGATGCCGGTAACGACGGCGAAGCCACTATACAGGTGGTGTTCAACCTTGGGACTGATCCCAACCAGGCAGCATTGAATGTGCAAAACAGGGTGGCATCCGTAGTAAACAAACTGCCACCACTGGTCGTACGCGAAGGTGTAAAAGTAAGCCGCGAGGAATCGAACATGCTCATGTACATTAACCTGTACAGCACCGATCCGAATGCGGACCAGAAGTTCCTGTTCAACTTTGCAGATATCAACATCCTGCCTGAATTAAAAAGGGTGGACGGCGTTGGTTATGCCGACATTCTCGGCAACCGCGAATATGCCATGCGCATCTGGCTGAAGCCTGACAGGATGCTCGCTTACAAGATTTCCGCAGAGGAAGTTATGGCAGCACTCAGCTCACAAAGCCTCGAAGCCTCTCCGGGTAAAACCGGCGAAAGCTCCGGTAAAAGGTCGCAGGCATTCGAATATGTACTGAAGTACACTGGCCGTTTTACCACTAAAGACGGATATGAGGACGTGATCCTGCGCTCCAGCCCGAACGGTGAGATTTTACGACTGAAGGACGTAGCAGAAGTCGAGTTCGGCAGTTCGATGTACGACATTTACTCTAACCTGAATGGCAAACCATCTGCAGCGATCGTGTTGAAACAGTCGTACGGCAGTAATGCCAGCCAGGTGATCGAGAATGTAAAGGCACGTATGAAAGAGATCAAGGGCACGTCCTTTCCTAAAGGGATGAATTACGAGATCAGTTATGACGTATCGAAGTTCCTGGATGCTTCTATCGAAAAGGTGTTACACACGCTGTTGGAAGCATTTATCCTCGTAGGGCTTGTCGTATTCCTGTTCCTCGGCGACTGGCGATCAACGCTCATCCCTGCGATGGCGGTACCTGTATCACTCGTTGGTACGTTCTTTTTCATGCAATACTTCGGCATCACTCTTAACCTTATTACGTTATTTGCGCTGGTACTGGCGATTGGGGTGGTCGTAGATGATGCGATCGTGGTGATAGAAGCCGTGCATGCCAAAATGGAAGAAGAACATCTATCTGTGCTAAAAGCCACGCAACGGGCCATGCACGAGATCAGCGGGGCCATTATTGCCATTACATTTCTGATGGCGGCTGTGTTTATTCCCGTGGCGTTCATGTCCGGACCGGTGGGCATGTTTTACAGGCAGTTCGCAATTACTATGGCCACAGCGATCATCCTGTCGGGCATTGTGGCATTAACGCTAACGCCTGCACTTTGCGCCATGATCCTGAAAAATAATCATGGTAAAAAGAAGAAGAAATCGCCGGTTGATAAGTTCCTCGACGCGTTTAACAACCTGTTTAACCGTACGGCTAATCGTTACGAAGGCTTACTCGGCAGGATCGTTAACCGCAGATTAGTGACCTTTCTGATATTGGTAGCGTTTTGCGCCGGCACCTGGTCCCTGCATGGCCAAGTGCCATCCGGTTTTATCCCGAATGAAGACCAGGGCATGTTTTACGCAATCATCCAAACACCTCCGGGTTCTTCACTTGAACGCACAAACGAAGTAGCAGAAAAGCTTCAGAAAATCGCGGAAAGTATTGACGGTATTCAGTCTGTTTCCGCACTGGCGGGTTACGAAATCCTTACAGAAGGTACCGGTGCGAATTCAGGCACCTGTCTCATCAACCTTAAAAACTGGAGCGATCGAAAACATTCGGTGCAGGAGATTATGGACGAACTCGAAGAAAAAGCGAAGGATATTACCGGCGCTACCATCGAGTACTTCCTGCCACCTGCTGTGCCAGGATACGGCGCTGCCGGTGGTTTTGAGCTGCGGCTGCTCGACAAAGCCGGTTCCGGCGACTATAAAAAAATGGAGACGGTGAGCAAAGAATTTGTAGCCGAGCTACGTAAACACAAAGAACTCACTTCGCTGTTCAGCTTCTACAGCGCCAGCTTTCCGCAATATATGCTGCGCGTGGACAATGACATCGCGCAACAGAAAGGCGTGAGCATTGAGAATGCGATGAACACGTTGTCTACGCTCGTAGGTAGTAACTATGAGATCAGTTTTATCAAATTCGACAGACAATATAAAGTGATCATACAAGCTGCAGCGCAGTACAGATCTTCTCCGGAGGATATACTTAAGCTGTATGTGAAAAACGACAAGGACGAAATGGTGCCCTTCTCCACTTTTATGAAGATGGACAAAGTGTATGGCCTGTCAGAAATCACGCGCTACAACATGTACAACGCATCTGAGATCAGCGGATCTGCCGCTCCCGGCTACAGCTCCGGCGAGGCGATCCGGGTGATCAACGAAGTGGCCGCAAAAACATTACCGAGAGGCTTCGGCATCGACTGGGCAGGTATTTCCAAGGATGAAGTGGCGCAGGGCAACCAGGCAATCTACATCTTCCTGATTTGTTTAGGTTTTGTTTACCTGATACTGGCTGCCCAATACGAAAGCTTCATTCTGCCGTTGGCCGTTATCTTGTCATTACCGACTGGTATTTTCGGCGCATTCCTTCTGTTGAAGCTGATGGGATTAGAGAATAACATTTATGCACAGGTAGCGATGGTGATGTTGATAGGCTTACTGGGTAAAAATGCAGTATTGATCGTGGAATTTGCCGTACAGAAGCACCGCGAAGGCTTCAGCGTATACCAGGCTGCCATGGCTGGATCGCGCGTAAGGTTTCGCCCCATCCTGATGACCTCCTTCGCATTTATCGCCGGTTTGATACCGTTGGTATTTGCAAGCGGTCCGGGTGCATTGGGCAACCGCACCATTGGCACGGCGGCTGCGGGCGGCATGTTATTCGGTACCGTGTTCGGCGTACTCATCATCCCCGGACTGTATTACATTTTCGGGAAAATCGCGGAGCGCCACCGGCTGACCAAAATAGAAGTAGAAGATCCCTTAACAGAAGAAATCGATCACCATGTTTAG
- a CDS encoding Crp/Fnr family transcriptional regulator gives MWEALYQHVNKHVHISREAFADIASYFEPVEFKKKAYLVQEGQHCHRQFFVVKGCLRMYFLTDNGNEQTIQFALENWWMTDIDAFNKGRIAAFSVQALEKTEVMAIDKPSMEAVLLAHPAMERYFRLIYERAYTASLFRVKYLVNMPKEQFYLHFANSYPEFAQRIPQKILASFLGFTPEYLSELRKKLAKNGGKSLS, from the coding sequence ATGTGGGAAGCCCTTTATCAGCACGTCAACAAACATGTTCACATCAGCCGCGAAGCCTTTGCGGACATAGCGTCCTATTTCGAACCGGTTGAGTTTAAGAAGAAAGCATATCTCGTGCAGGAAGGTCAGCATTGCCACCGGCAGTTTTTCGTTGTCAAAGGCTGCCTGCGCATGTATTTTTTAACAGATAACGGGAACGAACAAACTATACAATTCGCACTGGAAAACTGGTGGATGACGGATATAGATGCCTTCAACAAAGGGCGCATTGCCGCATTTTCGGTGCAGGCCCTCGAAAAAACGGAGGTAATGGCGATCGACAAGCCTTCTATGGAAGCGGTATTACTTGCCCACCCGGCCATGGAACGATATTTCAGACTGATTTACGAGCGCGCTTACACGGCTTCGCTGTTCAGGGTAAAGTACCTGGTTAATATGCCTAAAGAACAATTCTACCTCCATTTCGCCAATTCCTACCCGGAGTTCGCGCAACGCATCCCCCAAAAAATACTCGCATCTTTCCTGGGATTTACACCTGAGTACCTCAGCGAATTAAGAAAGAAACTGGCTAAAAACGGCGGCAAATCGCTTTCTTAA
- a CDS encoding SRPBCC family protein: MTSTPLIVERTYKAPINRVWEALTNKDQMKAWYFDIEDFNLEKGHRFHFTGGDEKEQYLHECEVLEVNAPNKLRHSWTYPEHNDGYSVVTFELFEEGADKTRVQLRHEGLDSFPKDHPNFAVESFTEGWNYILGESLLKFVEAETIRKSISINANPEVIWDIVLHPNDQWGKAFGGGAFTETTWEPGANVTWTDVDGSIGAKGVVKEHRVQQYLQVDMIEEDPQAIDLGYSERFSLEKGADGVNQLTIEAGPLQKKYIDGHSGPWDEALKIMKELSESK; the protein is encoded by the coding sequence ATGACCTCAACACCATTGATCGTAGAACGTACCTACAAAGCCCCCATCAACCGCGTATGGGAAGCGCTTACCAACAAGGATCAGATGAAAGCGTGGTACTTCGACATCGAAGACTTCAACCTGGAAAAAGGGCATCGCTTCCATTTTACCGGCGGCGATGAAAAGGAGCAATACCTGCATGAGTGTGAGGTACTCGAAGTGAATGCGCCCAATAAGTTGCGTCATAGCTGGACTTACCCTGAACATAATGACGGCTATTCCGTGGTGACTTTCGAGCTATTCGAAGAAGGCGCAGACAAAACGCGGGTGCAATTGCGGCACGAGGGGCTGGATAGCTTCCCGAAGGATCATCCTAACTTCGCAGTGGAAAGTTTCACGGAAGGTTGGAATTACATTCTCGGTGAGTCGCTTCTCAAGTTCGTGGAGGCAGAAACGATTCGAAAATCCATTTCCATCAATGCAAACCCGGAAGTGATATGGGATATCGTACTTCACCCGAATGACCAATGGGGCAAGGCGTTTGGAGGTGGTGCTTTTACTGAAACCACATGGGAGCCTGGTGCTAACGTCACCTGGACGGATGTAGATGGCAGCATTGGGGCTAAGGGTGTGGTGAAAGAGCATAGGGTACAACAATACCTGCAGGTGGATATGATCGAGGAAGATCCGCAAGCGATTGATCTTGGTTATTCGGAGCGATTCTCGTTGGAGAAGGGAGCGGATGGCGTAAATCAACTCACAATTGAAGCAGGGCCATTGCAGAAGAAATATATAGACGGGCATTCGGGGCCGTGGGATGAAGCGCTGAAGATTATGAAGGAATTATCGGAATCAAAATAA
- a CDS encoding carboxymuconolactone decarboxylase family protein: protein MEKRLNIQHAHPAAYKAMFGLEGALASSELTKIQKELIKIRASQINGCAFCIDMHTKDALKYGETTQRIFLLNAWRETDLFTEEEKALLAVTEEVTLIHQHGLTTGTYELAGKFFSEEVLAQIIMAIVAINAWNRIAISTQLPVAK from the coding sequence ATGGAAAAGAGATTAAATATTCAGCATGCGCACCCTGCGGCTTACAAAGCCATGTTCGGACTGGAAGGCGCTTTGGCCAGCAGCGAGTTAACCAAAATTCAGAAAGAACTCATCAAAATAAGAGCCTCCCAGATCAATGGTTGCGCCTTTTGTATTGACATGCATACGAAAGATGCCCTGAAGTATGGCGAAACAACACAACGCATCTTCCTGCTGAATGCATGGCGGGAAACAGACTTGTTCACAGAGGAGGAGAAAGCACTGCTGGCGGTTACGGAAGAAGTTACCCTGATTCACCAACACGGCTTAACTACCGGCACTTATGAACTGGCAGGAAAGTTCTTTTCTGAAGAGGTGCTTGCACAGATCATCATGGCCATTGTAGCCATCAATGCCTGGAACAGGATCGCGATCAGCACGCAACTGCCCGTAGCAAAATAG
- a CDS encoding TolC family protein — MGAGVEKAGRYTSQGAGDATTEIKPGKEMPDPLGDFAVAAYANWEVDIWKKLRNSKKAAITRYLSTVEGRNFVLTNLVAEIANSYYELLALDNQLAIVKQNIALQKNALEVVKVQKEATRVTELAVQKFQAEVLKSQSLEYDILQQIKETENRINLLIGRYPQPIVRSTAAFLEVLPSMVQAGVPSQLLVNRPDIKQAELELAAAKLDVKVARAEFYPSFGISAGVGLQAFNPTYLVKLPESLLYSLAADLAGPLINRNAIQAEFASANARQVQSLYNYERTILNAVLEVSTQLSNIDNLAHSYELKSQQVDALTKSIDISNDLFKNARADYLEVLMTQRDALEAKLELIETKKAQLNALVNVYRDLGGGWK; from the coding sequence GTGGGTGCAGGCGTAGAAAAAGCAGGCCGGTACACCAGCCAGGGTGCAGGCGACGCCACTACCGAAATAAAACCCGGCAAAGAAATGCCTGACCCGTTGGGAGACTTTGCCGTAGCGGCTTACGCCAATTGGGAAGTAGATATCTGGAAGAAACTGCGCAACTCGAAAAAGGCAGCCATTACCCGCTACTTATCCACCGTAGAGGGCAGAAACTTCGTGCTCACCAACCTCGTAGCGGAGATTGCCAACTCATACTACGAGCTGCTCGCACTGGACAACCAACTCGCCATCGTAAAGCAGAACATTGCTTTGCAGAAGAACGCGCTGGAAGTAGTGAAAGTACAGAAAGAAGCCACCAGGGTTACGGAGCTGGCCGTACAGAAGTTCCAGGCGGAAGTGTTGAAATCACAAAGCCTGGAATACGACATCCTGCAGCAAATTAAAGAAACTGAAAATCGCATCAACCTGTTGATCGGCCGGTACCCGCAGCCTATTGTCCGCAGCACCGCCGCCTTCCTGGAAGTGCTGCCGTCTATGGTGCAGGCTGGCGTTCCTTCGCAACTGTTGGTAAATCGCCCTGATATTAAACAGGCCGAACTCGAACTGGCAGCAGCCAAACTGGACGTGAAGGTGGCCCGTGCAGAGTTTTATCCATCCTTCGGCATTTCGGCGGGCGTGGGCTTGCAGGCGTTTAATCCGACGTATTTGGTAAAACTTCCGGAGTCATTGTTGTATTCATTGGCAGCCGACCTTGCCGGTCCATTGATCAACCGCAACGCAATACAAGCTGAATTTGCGAGCGCTAATGCGAGACAGGTTCAATCGTTATACAACTACGAGCGCACCATCCTGAATGCCGTGCTGGAAGTATCCACGCAGCTGTCTAACATCGACAACCTGGCTCACAGTTATGAATTAAAATCGCAGCAGGTAGATGCATTGACAAAGTCGATCGACATCTCGAACGATTTGTTCAAAAACGCGCGGGCCGATTACTTAGAAGTATTAATGACCCAGCGGGATGCGCTGGAAGCAAAGCTGGAATTGATAGAAACGAAAAAAGCGCAGTTAAATGCGTTAGTGAATGTGTATAGAGATTTAGGCGGAGGTTGGAAGTAG
- a CDS encoding NAD(P)-dependent oxidoreductase: protein MKAFLGMGLLGSNFVKAMLKKGEMVQVWNRTAARATALEAFGAKVFTDVADAVRGADVVHLVVKDDAAVEEVLEAASAGFEPGAVIIDHTTTTADGAVARTKYWKEKGFTYLHAPVFMGPANALESTGFMLVSGDQETVARLEPQLATMTGKVLNFGPEEGRAAAMKLLGNAFLVTLTAGLADTLSLAKAMDVPLDDLSTLFHSWNPGTMLHARMQRMSKGTYSDPSWELNMARKDTGLFIKAAQAAGAPLAVIPSIAAEMDKWIARGHGSDDWTVIGKDAVTL, encoded by the coding sequence ATGAAAGCATTTCTGGGTATGGGCCTGTTAGGCTCAAACTTCGTTAAGGCCATGTTGAAAAAAGGCGAAATGGTACAGGTCTGGAACCGCACCGCAGCCAGAGCCACGGCACTGGAGGCATTTGGCGCAAAGGTATTTACAGATGTTGCAGATGCAGTTCGCGGGGCGGATGTGGTGCACCTGGTAGTTAAGGATGATGCAGCTGTTGAGGAAGTATTGGAGGCTGCTTCTGCAGGGTTTGAGCCAGGCGCGGTTATTATTGATCATACGACGACCACCGCGGATGGCGCAGTGGCCAGAACGAAATATTGGAAAGAAAAAGGTTTTACCTATCTGCACGCACCCGTGTTTATGGGGCCGGCTAATGCCCTTGAAAGCACAGGCTTTATGTTAGTATCCGGCGACCAGGAAACAGTTGCCCGCCTGGAGCCACAGCTGGCAACGATGACCGGCAAGGTATTGAACTTTGGGCCGGAAGAAGGCCGTGCCGCGGCGATGAAGCTGCTCGGGAACGCCTTCCTGGTAACGCTCACTGCCGGACTGGCAGATACGCTTTCCCTGGCTAAAGCCATGGACGTTCCTTTGGACGATCTCTCCACGCTATTCCACTCCTGGAACCCCGGCACAATGTTGCATGCCCGTATGCAGCGTATGAGTAAGGGTACATACAGTGATCCTTCCTGGGAACTCAATATGGCCCGTAAGGACACAGGCTTGTTCATCAAGGCGGCTCAAGCTGCCGGCGCACCGCTGGCGGTTATCCCATCCATCGCTGCTGAAATGGATAAGTGGATTGCGCGTGGTCACGGTAGTGATGACTGGACGGTGATCGGGAAAGATGCCGTGACGCTTTAG
- a CDS encoding ATP-binding protein — protein MAEYNYSAMLVGRIQEQAILAEKLSSGEAELIAIYGRRRVGKTFLIRTYFKDKIAFELTGVHEAAFRHQLLNFGFALQSAMKAKLPVATPENWIQAFQMLSQFLNELPVKKPAVIFFDEFPWLHTQKSGFLQAFEHWWNSYASKKTNIKVVICGSAASWMIDHVINNKGGLHNRVTQKIRLLPFSLSETMTYLSTRGIKLNHYLTLQLYMAIGGIPQYLKGIHKGESVAQAIDRLCFTKDGMLKGEFKNLYQSLFKNSHHHEHIIRALAKKGKGLTRNEIITECNLSSGGTATKILKELEESGFISSYIPFNKTEKESLFKLTDEYSLFYLKYIEHAKSSGAGTWLQQSTTSSYSTWSGLAFESICQKHVLQIKKALGIEKVLTNVSSWRHSPSGGVKGTQIDLLIDRQDKVINLCEVKFCQTEFTIDKKYAEELTNKVLIFKSANKIRSSIFPTMITTYGVKNNDYYRNIVQSQIIMDDLFR, from the coding sequence TTGGCTGAGTATAATTATAGTGCTATGTTAGTAGGGCGAATACAAGAGCAGGCTATTTTAGCTGAAAAGCTTAGTTCTGGTGAGGCAGAACTAATTGCTATATATGGAAGGCGAAGAGTAGGAAAAACCTTTCTTATTCGAACCTACTTTAAGGATAAAATCGCCTTCGAATTAACTGGTGTTCACGAGGCAGCCTTTCGGCACCAGTTATTAAATTTCGGTTTTGCACTACAGTCGGCAATGAAGGCCAAATTGCCAGTAGCAACACCAGAAAACTGGATACAAGCATTTCAGATGCTCAGCCAATTTCTTAATGAACTGCCTGTAAAGAAGCCCGCGGTAATATTTTTTGATGAATTCCCATGGCTTCATACCCAAAAATCAGGCTTCCTTCAAGCATTTGAGCATTGGTGGAACAGCTACGCATCAAAAAAAACAAATATCAAAGTCGTTATTTGTGGCTCTGCCGCATCGTGGATGATTGATCATGTAATTAATAATAAAGGAGGACTGCATAACCGGGTAACCCAAAAAATTCGCTTGCTCCCATTCTCTTTATCAGAAACAATGACCTACTTGTCAACTAGGGGTATTAAACTTAACCACTATTTGACGCTGCAACTGTACATGGCAATTGGAGGCATACCACAATATCTAAAGGGCATCCACAAAGGCGAGAGCGTGGCGCAAGCAATTGACAGATTGTGTTTCACTAAGGATGGCATGCTCAAAGGTGAATTTAAGAATCTTTACCAATCCTTATTTAAGAACTCGCATCATCACGAGCATATCATACGAGCGCTCGCTAAGAAAGGGAAAGGATTAACCCGGAACGAAATTATTACAGAATGTAACCTTAGCTCAGGAGGAACAGCGACAAAAATTTTAAAGGAACTGGAGGAGTCGGGGTTTATTTCGTCGTACATTCCTTTTAATAAAACTGAAAAAGAAAGCCTATTCAAATTGACAGACGAATACTCATTATTTTATCTGAAGTATATTGAGCATGCAAAGTCGAGCGGAGCGGGCACCTGGCTGCAGCAGTCAACGACGTCATCATACAGCACCTGGAGTGGACTTGCGTTCGAATCAATCTGTCAAAAACACGTTTTGCAGATTAAAAAGGCATTAGGCATTGAGAAAGTACTTACAAACGTTTCGAGCTGGCGTCATAGTCCCTCCGGTGGTGTGAAAGGAACGCAGATCGACTTATTAATAGATCGCCAAGACAAAGTGATTAACTTGTGTGAGGTAAAATTTTGCCAGACAGAATTTACTATCGATAAAAAGTATGCTGAAGAATTAACGAACAAGGTTCTTATATTTAAATCTGCTAATAAAATCAGAAGTTCGATCTTCCCAACAATGATTACCACATATGGTGTGAAAAACAATGACTATTATCGAAACATCGTTCAAAGCCAAATAATAATGGATGATTTATTTAGATAA